A DNA window from Rhipicephalus sanguineus isolate Rsan-2018 chromosome 8, BIME_Rsan_1.4, whole genome shotgun sequence contains the following coding sequences:
- the LOC119403665 gene encoding uncharacterized protein LOC119403665: protein MAKRTEKTTGASDLVQCGECTRWCCLDETAFTSLADAEEASFVCKLCEKVKAAVQRMESCIEELKGELKVERVKRIELQAQLGEARERGEATASLVEQMEADLRKERESRAELEERVKVLMALDSGPEQWEAKGKGITEFQAETGKKGDLGAAVTHVGTGDSRRKSYSDVARQASGGAKQGAPAAGSLSRVGDTQRTGDQRGRTGSQQSQAGSERLDRRRVLVVGDSNVARVKQGVLTTVKADRRVKVEAQSGKCMTDALAKAQEVVGDSMEGENLVIIHAGLNDVLKGKSQNLQRQLEDGVRKLREASEGVHVTICTIPEVWGQSGGMERRVIEANCVIRAMSRQLSYSVMEVNKDVYEPGLRPFAQDGIHYSGATGRRVGNRMGRQATAFLGGPSALRPPV, encoded by the coding sequence ATGGCTAAGCGGACGGAAAAAACCACGGGCGCCAGTGATCTCGTGCAGTGCGGGGAATGCACGCGCTGGTGCTGCCTAGATGAGACGGCCTTCACAAGTCTAGCCGACGCTGAGGAGGCGAGCTTCGTGTGCAAGCTGTGCGAGAAAGTGAAGGCGGCCGTGCAGCGCATGGAATCTTGCATTGAGGAGCTAAAGGGGGAGCTGAAGGTGGAGCGAGTAAAGAGAATTGAGCTCCAAGCGCAGCTCGGAGAGGCACGTGAGCGTGGGGAGGCTACCGCCAGCCTAGTAGAACAAATGGAGGCCGATCTAAGGAAGGAACGGGAAAGTCGGGCCGAGCTCGAAGAGCGAGTAAaggtgcttatggcgcttgactccggtcccgagcagtgggaggcgaaAGGCAAGGGAATCACGGAATTCCAGGCAGAAACAGGCAAGAAAGGGGACCTAGGGGCTGCAGTGACACATGTAGGAACAGGCGACAGCAGGAGAAAAAGCTACAGCGATGTGGCGCGACAGGCTTCCGGCGGGGCAAAGCAAGGAGCACCGGCAGCGGGCTCGTTATCGCGAGTCGGGGACACTCAGCGAACGGGGGATCAGCGGGGGAGAACAGGATCACAGCAATCGCAAGCCGGAAGCGAACGACTGGACCGTAGAAGGGTCCTAGTGGTGGGGGACTCCAATGTAGCCAGAGTCAAGCAGGGAGTCCTTACGACAGTGAAGGCAGACAGGAGGGTAAAAGTGGAGGCCCAGTCAGGAAAGTGCATGACGGATGCACTGGCCAAAGCACAGGAAGTGGTAGGGGACAGCATGGAGGGTGAAAACCTCGTCATCATCCATGCTGGTCTCAACGATGTCCTGAAGGGAAAGAGCCAGAACCTTCAGAGACAGTTAGAGGATGGGGtgcgtaagcttcgagaagcttctgAGGGTGTGCATGTGACAATATGCACCATCCCAGAAGTCTGGGGGCAATCTGGCGGTATGGAAAGGAGGGTGATAGAGGCTAACTGTGTCATCAGAGCTATGAGCCGGCAGCTCAGCTACAGCGTAATGGAGGTAAACAAAGACGTGTACGAACCCGGCCTCCGCCCTTTTGCACAAGATGGCATTCATTACAGTGGTGCCACGGGCAGGAGGGTAGGTAATAGGATGGGTCGCCAAGCCACAGCTTTTTTAGGGGGACCCAGTGCCCTGAGGCCACCAGTGTAG